The stretch of DNA AGCAACAACACATTTGATCCTTCAAAAAGCCCGATTTGGTTTTCGGATCTGCAAGCTCTTACTGCTTTGTAAGTTCTCTGAATTTTTGACATTATGAAGACGCAGCTTTTACTTAATCATGGGgacttttagttttattttgttttttatctcCTGGTTATTCAGAATTATACAATCAGGAGGGCTTTATGGTAAAGTTCCACAAGAGTTATTCAGCCTTCCTCAACTGCAACAAGTGTAAGTCAACCACTAGCTAATTTCAGATCATAGACGGCGATACTTTTTTCGCTAACAGATTAGTCCTCATTTCTGGCAGAATACTAGATAACAATGAATTCAATGGTACTCTTGACATGGGCAGCAGCATCAGCGAGGACTTATCAATCGTGAGTTTCAAAAATAATGCCTTTACCTCGCTAACGGTGAACTCCGTCTACAATGGAACTCTCATGTGAGGTCTTCGATATTGCAGCATACTTTTGAACACATATATGCTTCTTTAATTCATTCTTACGTGTTCGACTATTTCTTATGCTCACCAAATACAGACTAGCAGGAAATCCAGTTTGCGATAAATTGACCAATACTCAGTACTGCAATCTGGCGCAAAAGCAACAAATGCCTTATTCGACGAGCCTCACAAAGTGTTCCTCTAACTCCTGCCCCCTTGATCAAAGCCTGAGTCCTCAAAGCTGCACTTGTCAGTATCCATACGAGGGAGTGATGTATTTCAGGGCACCGTTCTTCCGAGATGTCACAAATAGTTCCCTTTTCCAATCACTTGAGATGAGCCTCTGGACAAAACTTGATCTAACTCCTGGTTCGGTTTTCCTTCAAGACCCCTTCTTCAACGGTGATTCTTATTTGCAAGTACAAGTAAAGCTCTTCCCGTCCGGCGGAAATTACTTCAACCGATCGGAGATTATGCGAATTGGGTTTGATTTAAGTAACCAGACTTACAAACCCCCACATATGTTTGGTCCATATTACTTCATTGCTTCTCCCTATCCTTTCCAAGGTGGAATATTGAACAACTTCTCAATAGGacgatttaaattattttggttttttttttcctactgaCTAAGGTTATATATTTAGCAGCAGTTGAAGGGAGAGGCTCATCAAAGAATACCGCCTTGATCATCGGAATAGCAGTCGGTTGTGCACTTTTGGTCGTCGCACTTTTTGCAGCAGGCATCTACGCTGTAAAACAGAAGCAACGAGCTAACAGGGCCATGGAACTGAGCAGACCTTTCGGTAGTGTTCTCCACTAAGTTCAAAATATACCACACATATAATTTCATCTGAAAATAGCAACCTGAAACATCAaaacagaaaacaaaagagagacaACTATTTGTATGTCACATAAAAAGCATCATTTGCAGAATTTATAATTTCTGAGTGTGGTGATTTCAGCATCATGGTCTCGTACCGAAGACAGCAGTGGGGCACCACAATTGAAAGGAGCAAGATGGTTTTCCTATGATGAGCTAAAGAAAAGCACCAACAACTTCTCGGAATCTAATGAATTAGGATTCGGAGGTTACGGAAAGGTAATAACCATTGACCAATCGTAATTTATACGAGTTGCGCAAATGCAGTTGAGGTATTAAAAGAAAAGCACTGCTACTTCAGGTCTATAGAGGAATGCTTCCAAATGGGCAATTGGTTGCTATTAAGAGGGCACGGCAAGGATCAATGCAAGGCAGTGTTGAGTTCAAGACTGAGATCGAGTTGCTATCTCGCGTTCATCACAAGAATCTAGTAGGCCTAGTAGGTTTCTGTTTCGAGCAAGAAGAGCAGATGCTTGTATATGAATTCGTCGCCAATGGAACACTGCGGGATTGCCTATCCGGTACATCGACCGCATCTACACTAATGTTTTATAGTGtatacttatttttatttcacttatttCTTGGCTATAATCATCAATGCAGGAAAGAGTGGAATATACCTGGATTGGAAGAGGAGACTCCGGGTCGCACTGGGCTCAGCTAGAGGACTGTCTTATCTTCACGAACTCGCAGATCCTCCAATTATTCATAGAGATGTCAAATCGACTAATATCCTACTCGACGAAAACTTAACTGCAAAAGTTTCAGATTTTGGCCTCTCCAAGTTGGTCTCAGATAGTGAGAAGGGGCATATTTCTACCCAAGTAAAAGGAACATTGGTGAGTACAATTCATATCAACTAGTGTAGGATGATATTATTATTCACCGTGTTAACGTCGTGCCGATGCTTCATTTTATCATTCATGCACAAGTAATCTGGACTGACCTGTCTTATTCTAAATTATACAGGGTTATCTGGACCCCGAGTATTACATGATGCAGCAACTGACGGAGAAGAGTGATGTTTACAGCTTCGGTGTGGTAATGTTAGAACTAATAACTGCTCGACAACCGATAGAGAAGGGCAAGTATGTAGTTCGAGAGGTGAAGCAAAGAGTAGACATGAATGATGAAGAATATTGCAGCCTCAAGGAGTTAATGGATCCCAAAGTCTTGAACACAACCCACTTAATAGCCTTCAATAAATTTGTGCAGTTAGCTTTGAGATGTGTGGAAGAATCGGCAGCAAGTCGGCCGACGATGAGCGACATCGTGAAGGAAATTGAAACAATGCTGCATAGTGATGGACTGAACACAAACTCTACTTCTGCTTCTTCATCTGCCACTGATTTTGGAAGTGCAAAAGGCGCTCCTCACCACCCTTACGACGACTCTTCGATTAAGAAGGACGTTAGCAGCGGTGCATTTGAATACAGCGGCGGTTACTTATTTGCGGGAAAAATTGAACCCAAATAGCATGAAATGAATGCAACCTCCCTTCAGCCTAATTCTTTCCAGTCTTGTTCTCACCCGACCTCTATCTGTGGGGATCCTTGTACATTTAGATGCTTTTCTTTTAAGCTGAGTCGCGTGAAAGCTGTACTACTATTTCTTTTAAGCTGAAGTGCTTTTGTATACTGTTTTGGATGATCAAAAGATGTCAAAGATCAAGGTATGATATGCCGTTCCAGCAATTGATTCTGTATCTGAAAGTTCAGACAAAAAATTCATTTAGTCGATGAATGCTCTACTGGTTTACTCTATGACAGGGCCCAGTGCGCCTGcatcatagagagagagagagagagagagagagagagagatggaggtgTACTGGTGcagctaattttaaatttcaaatcatgtTTGAACCTGTGGACGTTCTCGTCTAATTCAACAGCCGAGATCAACGCCACCCCTTTGTGTAGAAAATTTCATTGTCCGTTTTCGAAACAAGTGTCGTTAAGAAATGATAAAACTAATACACTAATTTCATCATGCATTACATTATATCGACTTGTTGAACAACAGATTCATATATTTATTGCATAAAATCCTCagcatcaaaatccaaattatTTGACTAATTATTTATCAAGGAACAAGTGTTGCTTTCGCAAGAAGAAATTTGGATAGCTCGAAAAAGAAAGGATGTATTAGTATGGAAAATTTTAAAGAGGATGATAATTGAAGTAAAATAGGaaggaaataaataaatcacaCGGCAAAACTGAGAGATCAGAGGACCACAATCATCAAGAGTACTACAACTACAAAGaagatatatttttacatttctTGAATAGTTTCtggaagaaaaattaatttatcattcaaaaaaaaatttaatacaaaatcTCAGGGACATGAAAATTGTGCgtaaaatatcaaatcaaatatgcTTCTTTGCTCTCATTGACAAAGAAAAGGATTCTGATAGCGTCCATTGCCTAATATTGGTGTACATAACTAAACTCACAAACTGAGAAAAGCAAAGAAACATAATCATGGCTTCAAATAGGAAAGGATACTTCTCCGGAGGCTGCGTAATTACATAGACAAAATGTAGTATGATGGAGAAAAACAATGGAAGGGCCAAAAGCTCTTTTCTTGTATAAAATCTGCTTGTCTTCGTGCCACGACTTCGATCAGGGGAGTGGAAAATAAGACCAAAAAGAGCAAGAACAGCTATGTATTGTAAAATAAGTCGATCGCGGCGAAGAAGAGGGTACATCGAGAAAAGGGCATAATAAACGAACCACCCATAAAGCTGAGGTTCTTGTAGCCCTAAAAGGCTCGCGGGCAAAAGAGGCAGCAATATAGACTTCTCGTGCACTGAAAACAAATGTGAACATCAAAAAAGGCAGATCAACAACCAGAAAGGTTCGTATAAATAAAGGTGCAAACAGGGGTGAAAAGGGTACCTTGGtaagaaaatagaaagaaagaaaaggagctATTTAACAGAGAGTAGAGGAAGCCGAGATTGCTTGGAGATTTCACTTGCTGAACTAATGAAGGCAAAAAGCCTAGGATAGTGGTGAAAAGACTCAGAAGTTTTAGTGATTGGACCGAGAACAATCTCTTCCACTTGATAAAAACTGAGGTGCTACACCAAAAGTTGGCAACGTAGTCCTCGAAAATGCCCCTTTCAAAGGGAGCTAACCGAGAAAGAACCTgcataaaattgataaaatatgaaGCTTTTAGCTTTACTCACCAGGTCACAAAAGAAGCAACAGGAGGTAAAATGGAGATAAGCAGGACTTGCTGTGATTA from Ananas comosus cultivar F153 linkage group 18, ASM154086v1, whole genome shotgun sequence encodes:
- the LOC109724480 gene encoding probable leucine-rich repeat receptor-like protein kinase At5g49770 isoform X3, encoding METILKRFLVFALLLQFSSGTTDTQDTAALRALMSQWQYTPPSWGQSDDPCGTPWEGISCSNSRVTVLKLSTMGIKGTLSGDIGQLSELQSLDLSYNKELRGTLPPDIGNLKKLTTLILAGCSFSGTIPYQIGSLGKLSYLALNSNQLGGKIPASLGNLSKLYWLDVADNQLTGPLPISTENTPGLDKLINTKHFHFNKNQLTGPIPETLFSSEMTLIHVLFDGNKLTGTVPTSLGLVQTLEVVRLDRNTLSGPVPSNLNNLTHVNELNLANNQLSGSLPDLTGMNALNYVDLSNNTFDPSKSPIWFSDLQALTALIIQSGGLYGKVPQELFSLPQLQQVILDNNEFNGTLDMGSSISEDLSIVSFKNNAFTSLTVNSVYNGTLILAGNPVCDKLTNTQYCNLAQKQQMPYSTSLTKCSSNSCPLDQSLSPQSCTCQYPYEGVMYFRAPFFRDVTNSSLFQSLEMSLWTKLDLTPGSVFLQDPFFNGDSYLQVQVKLFPSGGNYFNRSEIMRIGFDLSNQTYKPPHMFGPYYFIASPYPFQVEGRGSSKNTALIIGIAVGCALLVVALFAAGIYAVKQKQRANRAMELSRPFASWSRTEDSSGAPQLKGARWFSYDELKKSTNNFSESNELGFGGYGKVYRGMLPNGQLVAIKRARQGSMQGSVEFKTEIELLSRVHHKNLVGLVGFCFEQEEQMLVYEFVANGTLRDCLSGKSGIYLDWKRRLRVALGSARGLSYLHELADPPIIHRDVKSTNILLDENLTAKVSDFGLSKLVSDSEKGHISTQVKGTLGYLDPEYYMMQQLTEKSDVYSFGVVMLELITARQPIEKGKYVVREVKQRVDMNDEEYCSLKELMDPKVLNTTHLIAFNKFVQLALRCVEESAASRPTMSDIVKEIETMLHSDGLNTNSTSASSSATDFGSAKGAPHHPYDDSSIKKDVSSGAFEYSGGYLFAGKIEPK
- the LOC109724480 gene encoding probable leucine-rich repeat receptor-like protein kinase At5g49770 isoform X1, whose translation is METILKRFLVFALLLQFSSGTTDTQDTAALRALMSQWQYTPPSWGQSDDPCGTPWEGISCSNSRVTVLKLSTMGIKGTLSGDIGQLSELQSLDLSYNKELRGTLPPDIGNLKKLTTLILAGCSFSGTIPYQIGSLGKLSYLALNSNQLGGKIPASLGNLSKLYWLDVADNQLTGPLPISTENTPGLDKLINTKHFHFNKNQLTGPIPETLFSSEMTLIHVLFDGNKLTGTVPTSLGLVQTLEVVRLDRNTLSGPVPSNLNNLTHVNELNLANNQLSGSLPDLTGMNALNYVDLSNNTFDPSKSPIWFSDLQALTALIIQSGGLYGKVPQELFSLPQLQQVILDNNEFNGTLDMGSSISEDLSIVSFKNNAFTSLTVNSVYNGTLILAGNPVCDKLTNTQYCNLAQKQQMPYSTSLTKCSSNSCPLDQSLSPQSCTCQYPYEGVMYFRAPFFRDVTNSSLFQSLEMSLWTKLDLTPGSVFLQDPFFNGDSYLQVQVKLFPSGGNYFNRSEIMRIGFDLSNQTYKPPHMFGPYYFIASPYPFQAAVEGRGSSKNTALIIGIAVGCALLVVALFAAGIYAVKQKQRANRAMELSRPFASWSRTEDSSGAPQLKGARWFSYDELKKSTNNFSESNELGFGGYGKVYRGMLPNGQLVAIKRARQGSMQGSVEFKTEIELLSRVHHKNLVGLVGFCFEQEEQMLVYEFVANGTLRDCLSGKSGIYLDWKRRLRVALGSARGLSYLHELADPPIIHRDVKSTNILLDENLTAKVSDFGLSKLVSDSEKGHISTQVKGTLGYLDPEYYMMQQLTEKSDVYSFGVVMLELITARQPIEKGKYVVREVKQRVDMNDEEYCSLKELMDPKVLNTTHLIAFNKFVQLALRCVEESAASRPTMSDIVKEIETMLHSDGLNTNSTSASSSATDFGSAKGAPHHPYDDSSIKKDVSSGAFEYSGGYLFAGKIEPK
- the LOC109724480 gene encoding probable leucine-rich repeat receptor-like protein kinase At5g49770 isoform X2, which gives rise to METILKRFLVFALLLQFSSGTTDTQDTAALRALMSQWQYTPPSWGQSDDPCGTPWEGISCSNSRVTVLKLSTMGIKGTLSGDIGQLSELQSLDLSYNKELRGTLPPDIGNLKKLTTLILAGCSFSGTIPYQIGSLGKLSYLALNSNQLGGKIPASLGNLSKLYWLDVADNQLTGPLPISTENTPGLDKLINTKHFHFNKNQLTGPIPETLFSSEMTLIHVLFDGNKLTGTVPTSLGLVQTLEVVRLDRNTLSGPVPSNLNNLTHVNELNLANNQLSGSLPDLTGMNALNYVDLSNNTFDPSKSPIWFSDLQALTALIIQSGGLYGKVPQELFSLPQLQQVILDNNEFNGTLDMGSSISEDLSIVSFKNNAFTSLTVNSVYNGTLILAGNPVCDKLTNTQYCNLAQKQQMPYSTSLTKCSSNSCPLDQSLSPQSCTCQYPYEGVMYFRAPFFRDVTNSSLFQSLEMSLWTKLDLTPGSVFLQDPFFNGDSYLQVQVKLFPSGGNYFNRSEIMRIGFDLSNQTYKPPHMFGPYYFIASPYPFQAVEGRGSSKNTALIIGIAVGCALLVVALFAAGIYAVKQKQRANRAMELSRPFASWSRTEDSSGAPQLKGARWFSYDELKKSTNNFSESNELGFGGYGKVYRGMLPNGQLVAIKRARQGSMQGSVEFKTEIELLSRVHHKNLVGLVGFCFEQEEQMLVYEFVANGTLRDCLSGKSGIYLDWKRRLRVALGSARGLSYLHELADPPIIHRDVKSTNILLDENLTAKVSDFGLSKLVSDSEKGHISTQVKGTLGYLDPEYYMMQQLTEKSDVYSFGVVMLELITARQPIEKGKYVVREVKQRVDMNDEEYCSLKELMDPKVLNTTHLIAFNKFVQLALRCVEESAASRPTMSDIVKEIETMLHSDGLNTNSTSASSSATDFGSAKGAPHHPYDDSSIKKDVSSGAFEYSGGYLFAGKIEPK